The following is a genomic window from Rhodoferax sp. PAMC 29310.
TGGGGCGTGTTGTCCTTGATGAAGTTGGTCAGCGATTTGCGCAGGTCATCAATGTTGGCTGAACACGCCCGAAGCACCTCCGCGGCACTGGGGTTGTCCAGCAGGGCCAGCAGCAGGTGCTCCACCGTGATGAATTCATGGCGCTGTTGACGGGCTTCAACAAACGCCATATGAAGGCTGACTTCCAATTCTTGGGCAATCATGTTTTTCCTTTAATAGCTTTGTTTCGATCTAACTGTAATCCGATTTGGGCATCAATACCTTGCATTCAACCCCAGCCCTAAAAATCGACTGGTTCACTAATGCATTTCAGGGGATGACCGGCCTGCGCAGCGGCGTCGAGCACCTGATCCACCTTGGTGGCGGCAACGTCTCTTGAATAGACGCCGCAAACCCCTCTGCCATCCAAGTGAATTTTCAACATGATTTGTGTTGCTGCTTCCAAATCCTTCGCAAAGAACTCCTGAATGACAACGACCACAAACTCCATAGGGGTGTAATCGTCGTTGAGCATGACCACTTGGTACATCTGGGGCGGCTTGGCTTTCAGCGTGCGCCGCTCCAGCACTACCGCCTCGCCTTCATCACGCTCAGGCAGTTGGACCAGTGGCGTCTTGGGTATTGTGGGTTTTTTGGTTGCCATGATTTCATTCTATCGAGCGCGCCATCGCACCGCCCCAAGGAGGTGAAATGGTGGCAATTTGAGGCGTTTCAAGCCTAAAAAACAAAAAACCGCCCGCGGCTGAAGAGCCCGGACGGTCCTTTATCGTACGAGGCAGCTCCGCGCCCCTCTCATTCAACAACGCTTACATATTGTCGATCATGACCTGGCCAAAGCCCGAGCAGCTGACCTGGGTGGCGCCATCCATCAGGCGGGCAAAGTCGTAGGTGACCTTTTTGCTTTGGATGGATTTCTTCATCGAGCTGATGATGAGATCGGCCGCTTCCGTCCAGCCCATGTGGCGCAACATCATTTCTGCCGAGAGAATCTCGGAACCGGGATTGACGTAGTCTTTGCCGGCGTACTTGGGCGCTGTGCCGTGTGTTGCCTCAAAACAGGCCACCGAATCCGACAAATTCGCACCAGGCGCAATACCGATGCCACCTACTTGTGCTGCCAAAGCGTCGGAGACGTAGTCTCCATTCAAGTTCAGAGTGGCGATGACGCTGTATTCAGCAGGGCGCAACAAGATTTGCTGAAGGAAGGCGTCAGCAATGCTGTCCTTCACGATGATGTCCTTGCCGGTTTTCGGATTCTTGAACTTGCACCAGGGTCCGCCGTCAATCAACTCTGCGCCAAACTCTTTTTGAGCGAGGGCGTAAGCCCAATCACGGAAGCCACCTTCGGTGTACTTCATGATGTTGCCCTTGTGAACAATGGTCAGGCTGGGCTTGTCGTTGTCAATGGTGTATCGCAAGGCCTTGCGTACCAGGCGCTCGGTGCCTTCACGCGACACCGGCTTGACGCCAATGCCAGAGGTGTTGGGGAAACGAATCTTGGTGACACCCATTTCGTCTTGCAAAAATTTGATCAACTTCTTGGCCTTGTCGGACTCGGCCTCAAATTCAATGCCTGCATAAATGTCTTCCGAGTTCTCGCGGAAGATAACCATATTGGTTTTGTGTGGCTCCTTGACCGGGCTGGGCACGCCGTCAAAGTACTGGATGGGGCGCAGGCAGACGTAAAGGTCAAGCTCCTGACGCAACGCCACGTTCAGAGACCGAATGCCGCCGCCCACCGGGGTCGTCAGCGGACCTTTGATGGACACCACATATTCGCGCAGGGCCTGCAGGGTCTCTTCGGGCAACCAGACGTCAGGACCGTAGACGTTGGTGGATTTCTCGCCGGCAAACACCTCCATCCAATGGATTTTTTTTTGGCCAGCGTAAGCTTTGGCAACGGCAGCATCCACCACCTTGAGCATCACAGGCGTGATGTCCATCCCGGTGCCATCGCCTTCGATAAAGGGAATGATCGGCTGGTCCGGCACCGTGAGTGACATATCGGCGTTGACGGTGATTTTTTGGCCTTCTGAGGGCACCTTGATGTGTTGGTACATATAGCAAAGTCTCCGTGATGTGATTCAGTCTGCGCGTTGTCAAAGCCGAAGGTGACCGAAATAAGTAAGTCGGACCAGGCTACTTGACGCAAAAAATATTTTAGAGCCAAAAGACCACCCGGGACTGTCACTTTGGCGAGGCCGCACCACAGATGGCCCCACCGCATGATGTGCCACAACCTTTCCCAATTGGCTCGGGGCGGCAAAGTCTCAGCCAAATTGCCCCGCAAGCACTTGGACCGGCCTTTTGCGCCAAAATCGGGGAATGAAACTCCTCGCCATTGCCCTGCTCGGTTTGAGCGCTTCTTTGAGCGCCTTCAGCCAGACCTCCGACGCCCCCCAATTGGATTTGCCGCGTATCAAGCTCGCAGCGGGCATGTACCTGATCGACACGCAGGTCGCGCACACCAACGAGCAACGCCAGATTGGACTGATGCACCGGCCCACCATGCCCCAAACGGAAGGCATGTTGTTCGTCTTTGACGAACCGGCAACCCAATGCTTCTGGATGAAGAACA
Proteins encoded in this region:
- the icd gene encoding NADP-dependent isocitrate dehydrogenase, producing MYQHIKVPSEGQKITVNADMSLTVPDQPIIPFIEGDGTGMDITPVMLKVVDAAVAKAYAGQKKIHWMEVFAGEKSTNVYGPDVWLPEETLQALREYVVSIKGPLTTPVGGGIRSLNVALRQELDLYVCLRPIQYFDGVPSPVKEPHKTNMVIFRENSEDIYAGIEFEAESDKAKKLIKFLQDEMGVTKIRFPNTSGIGVKPVSREGTERLVRKALRYTIDNDKPSLTIVHKGNIMKYTEGGFRDWAYALAQKEFGAELIDGGPWCKFKNPKTGKDIIVKDSIADAFLQQILLRPAEYSVIATLNLNGDYVSDALAAQVGGIGIAPGANLSDSVACFEATHGTAPKYAGKDYVNPGSEILSAEMMLRHMGWTEAADLIISSMKKSIQSKKVTYDFARLMDGATQVSCSGFGQVMIDNM
- the clpS gene encoding ATP-dependent Clp protease adapter ClpS, whose translation is MATKKPTIPKTPLVQLPERDEGEAVVLERRTLKAKPPQMYQVVMLNDDYTPMEFVVVVIQEFFAKDLEAATQIMLKIHLDGRGVCGVYSRDVAATKVDQVLDAAAQAGHPLKCISEPVDF
- a CDS encoding DUF192 domain-containing protein; amino-acid sequence: MKLLAIALLGLSASLSAFSQTSDAPQLDLPRIKLAAGMYLIDTQVAHTNEQRQIGLMHRPTMPQTEGMLFVFDEPATQCFWMKNTLLPLTAAFVADDGRIVNLADMKPRTTDSHCSTQPVRFVLEMNQGWFAKKGLKAGSKLGGTPFSAK